Part of the Vanacampus margaritifer isolate UIUO_Vmar chromosome 12, RoL_Vmar_1.0, whole genome shotgun sequence genome, attatttcatttaaagtTGTGTAGGCTGCAATTAGTTTTATTTCCTTAATTGATGAGTCATAAACATAATGAATTAATAACCCGATTGGAGCACAATTTTatcttcactctaaaaacagttgggtcaaaaataacccaattatagattttaaaaaaaatggatcgatTTGTGGgtcaattttctgggttgttttatacaaaacgacccaacgttttgacccaagtaaaagttCTGACCAattagttgttttacactaaaacacTAATATACCCATTCAAGTTGGGTAAATTGActtagaggattggtccatttttaacccaaagttgggttatttttgagccAACTcattttatgattatttaaataataataacaacaatcataataataataatttaagaacTATAACATAGCATTTCATGTTTAATTAACGCTTTTCTAACAGCGGCAATCACGATTTTGTGGCTGCATGGCAAATATAAGAGACTGTATAATAATGTCATCGTTACTCTATTATCTTTCACTTTGTTCTCCTGTcttgttcttgtttgtttgggTCCGTCCAGTGTCTCTCTCACCCCTCACTGTAACGCGTCGCGTAGGACACCCCTACCAGAACCGGACGCcgccgaagaagaaaaagccacGGACTTCTTTCACTCGACTGCAGATCTGCGAGCTGGAGAAGCGCTTCCACCGCCAGAAGTATCTGGCGTCTGCCGAGCGAGCGACCCTTGCCAAAGCCCTCAAAATGACCGACGCGCAGGTCAAAACCTGGTTTCAAAACAGACGCACTAAATGGAGGTGAAGCATTCATTTTCACTTGCAGCATTTTGTTTGACGGAAATACCGAATATTCAAGTGTCGAAGTAGGCTAACCTCACTTTCGCTTTACTTCAAGCGTTTATTGTTTTTCCTGTCCTTATTAGGCAATTTAAATGTAACTACTATCGACCAGATTTGTAAGACTTTTTGTGCATGTGAATTcaacacgatttaaaaataataataattcagacaACAACGAGAGGAGAACTCACCCAAAAACACTTCACCTGCAAAATCAATAAGTAAAGAGCTTTACCCTATTGACGACTTCTTAAAAATAATCACCTATAAgttatttttgcagatttttcaggaaacacaaaaatgaacCATTTGCGTCATggggagatgatttaggcaaaaaaaaataataaaaaagtaagaaaatgacttaggcaattattttaagagggtgcaCGATAGGACAGAATGAATCCATTGTGATATTTGGTCTAAATCAGTCGAGTGAATGTTAATAAGATCCAAAAGCACTTTACTCAGAATCTTATGTCACGGAAAAGCAAATAAGTTATTATGGGACGTCAGAGTGCAAACTGCTTGGTATTATCACCATAAGAGAGTTCGttgaaatcaaacaaaattTGGCAGATGCAACTTTTTCATCGCTCAATTGATaaatttgtttctttgtttttaatctcTCGTGGTAGGAATGTTGTGATTTGAAAAGAATGGCAAAAATCAAGTCAAAGGTTTTTGTATGGGCAATGgtctacattattattattattatgattattattattattattatttgtatagtTGATCCTTTATTTTCCACAAATAGGCCTACAGGAAAAATAGAATGTAAGCCATATAAATAACACACGATTGCAATTTTAACGAGAACAAAAACCGTACgctatttacaaacaaattcacttttttttaattcgtgTTGGCTGGATGTGCAGGCGGCAGACAGCGGAGGAGCGAGAGGCGGAGAGACAGCAAGCCAACCGGATTCTCATGCAACTGCAGCAGGAGGCCTTCCAAAAATCCATCAACCAGCCGGTGACGCCGGACCCGCTGTGCCTGCAGAACAGCTCTTTATTCGCCCTGCAGAACCTGCAACCTTGGACTGAGAACACCGCCAAGATCAGCAGCGTATCGACCTGCGAGTAGGGGGCCAAATGTTTTCGAACAGCCCAGTGACTTTTGCAGGCTGTCATGCCGGAAACTGTtttatctccatttttttttctgcgcgTTATCTCCCTCCTTTTCTGAGTGTGCCTCTGGATGGGGTTCCCTGCACAAGCCCCGATAATCCATccgtcatgaaaaaaaaaaaaaatcaattttgaagGGCGCGTTGCTATAGCCTATCTCGTAATGGATTTCAAGTGTCATgaagagtttgttttttttttgtctcagtcATTGGACGTCAAAAGCACCGCAAAACAAACAATGTGATTGTTGTTGATGATGGCTATTTTACATATGGGTCAACAagcattttgttaacaatatgATAGACATAGACCTATATCGTGAACATAAGTCACCAGACggtgttttcattttatatgtggattctttttttttatgaataatgtATTTGTTAAAGGCTTTTACTTGTAAATCCGTACAATTCACTAAACGGACTACTTGATAAAGCCCGAATCACGCTTTGttgtgctatttttattttgccgcTGAATTAtactgtgttttttatttttacttgactGCAAATGTATAGTCAGTAATCCTgaatttctaacaaaaaaaagtgtctaaCACTGCATATGAGTCTTGTGCGTATACGTTTGCGATTTCACTTTAtggcaacattaaaaaaaaatccacgcaAAAAGACGTACAAAAAAAGTGGGGAATTGTGCAGAGGTTCGGGAAGTATGTGACAAtatgaatttaattaaattttaacgTTGCAgaggatttttaaaatagtttaaaaatgcTCTTTGCGTGTAAACGGTCCAGCAGCCATTATTCATGCCAGCTTTTTTGttctcttattattattattttttttaaaaccatggCTGCGTTTCTGGCTCTTAAAAGCGAATGTGCAAATTGTTCGAACAGTTCAGTCCAACTGCTTGTAAATTTAAATTGTATCAATTTcctatattttaaaaagatggAATCGGATATTTGAGATGTTGCATAATGTATGCTGAATTGCTGATGGATCAAAATCTCAGTGGAATATTGCAATTTATGGAAAGAGAGATGTTAGTGTACTGGTGTCTGTGTGTGATGTGACATTCCCCAGGACCACTTTCTTGAATGTGAAAGAAGAATTCATCCACCTTTCAAGACAAGACAAGAAAACTCTTggaatttctctctctctctctctctctctctctctctctctccacacaCATGCAGCTTTAGGGAGACAGGGGTCAGATAGACAGGTAAAGATAAGACCAGATGAGAGAAATACACCTCTCTTAAAAGCAAATCATTGGTTATCTTTTCCTCGGTGCCCACATTTTGAAGTGGCTACACCACAatgcatttatatatatgttttactCACTGAACCAACACTGAggaaataaacataatttaacaAGGGctcaaattatatttataaatcaTTTGAAGGCagtattgtaatttaaaaaacgaCTGCAGTATAGGCTATACTTTTACAGGACACAAATTAAaagtattgatttaaaaaaaaaaggtgaacgTTGGCCTATCTATTATCACGATTGGTCTGTACATATATTAAACGGTTctattatattatatcatatcgatttaatgtttttttccctttgctcATATATTAAGTTATTGATTTGTTGGCCAAACATATAGTTAGTATGAGCACAATTATAGGAAacgttattattatcattattattattattattattattattattgtaaaactgAGAGGCGGTGCAAAGTTTCCGGACCGCAGCTAATAAAATGCATTTCAGGCCCAGTCAACTGTAAGGAACTACGGAAGAGTTTTGTCGCTCTCTTGTGGCGATATAATACACTACAATAACGTCATACACTTCCGTCGCAAAATGATGACGACCGTGACGTATTCCGTGCGACAGAGTgttccaacaacaacaattgtgTAATTGTCCGGACACAGAACGAAAGAGAAAACGCTTAAGCGTAGCTCTCAGTAACAGATGTCTCGCTTGACGTTTTGTGTTTCCAGCTGCAAATATTTACTTTCAAAAAATCTTAGCTTGGAATCACCATTGACAGGTGAGTGACTCTTTTTGCCTTCGATTCTGCGAGTTAGAAGTCCACAACGCCCAGACTTACGGATAAAATTGTTCTAGATTTATCATTAATAAAATACTTTGGGTACTCAGGATGGTTCCGGTTCACCAGTGGTGCAGTAAAAGATCATAAGCCCCTGAAAAAAGCTGTAACTCCCCAGGGGCGGTTTGACAAGGACGAGGAGAAAACCAAGGATGTTGTAGAAAgtaagaatatattttttgaatagaGAAAATGTACACCGATCTGTCTATCTGTCATTCACCATCATGTCTCTAACCTCCTACCCATATTTCCTTTTTGACTTGATTTCACAATAAGCAACATGACAGTAAACCTGCTATGCATCTCTGTTGAAGGTTAAACATAAtatcaaaaggaaaaaaaacttgacgtAAGTGAGGCTGATACAAATATATcagactgaatattttttttgtccccaaGGGTTTCCTGAGGATGTGAATCCTGTGACAAAGGAAAAGGGGGGTCCTCGAGGTCTGGAGCCAACTCGCTATGGAGACTGGGAGAGGAAGGGTCGCTGTGTGGACTTCTAGTTCACTGCCTACGTTGTATAGTATTGTACTTGGAATACATACATGTTAATGTGTTAATGAGATCAGCCATTGAGGAAGATACGAGGTATGTTTCTGGGTGGAGTACCATAATCCGTGCAAGAACACTTGACTTCTGGTTTTGGTGGTTTTTGGTCTTggaggttttgtttgtttgttttccaacgCAATCCTTGCCCACTTTTACAATGATGCTGCTCATATAAATATTGTTTATGTATAAATAAAGTCGAAAATACTACGAGCAACCCTTGTGGGTGGGTTGAGTAGTTTCCAATGGTCTGGACGGGCTGTGAAGGCATCACAGACTTACTTAGTTACGGCCTATAGTAATTTGAAAATTGTTCATTAAAAAGTTGTTAACTCCACACTTGGTCTGATTATTTCACCAATGCTACAATACAAGATATTAATAAAGTATGATTTACACAGACACGTGTGGAAGTTCCTCACACTCAGTTGAAGTCTAttacatgtttgtttacctgtgtatgtttttttttgggggggggggggtgaattggTTACATATGTATTTATTCGATGGACTTTGTGCATGCAGCAATTCCACATTCTGTGTAAGGTGGCATGTTAACTTCaatttacactttttaaaacactttgtTTTAGTGCTCATTTTTCATGAGGtctgtttttttcaaatgctgttcacaaatctgtaagAAGTTCTCCTTTGCTGAGATAATCCATCCACCTCACGGCTCTGATTGATTAGACAGCATGATTATTGCTGAGTTGTGCCTCGGATACCTGCAATAAAAGGCCACGCTAAAATGttcgttgtttttttcccccccagtgcGTAATACTACTTTGCCACATTTAATATGGCGACGACGTCAACGTGCGATTAAGCGCGTAACAAGACATTTATATATCTACACAGCTCGTTTCCTGTCCACCAATCGCCCACACTCGGATACTTTCACTGACATCCGGAATTCAAAAGTTTGAGATGTTAAGCGTGAGGCAGGAAGCAAACGAGATCATTGAGATTAATTGCAGTTGGAAATAACGATACCaaagtttataaataaataacgaaaTAATTATACAACAGTAAATCAATTTCAAACAACAACAGAGAATATGCCTCGCCATTTTAGCGACATAAggcagtcatttattttgtattgtgttAAAATGCTACTTGTTGCATGAAAAGTACCCCACAGTACAACgcgttaaaacagcaacaaaacccaaaaattaacacaaaacactggcaacgtgcgtgTTTTCTTTAGTAGTGTCAGTGGGTGTTGTCTAACTCAAGTCAGATAACGCTATAAACACAGCGGCACGTAAACGCAACACGCTTGGGGGAAGCGGAGGCTAgcacaatatatttatttattttttgccagtcTGTACAAATTGACATTCTAAGCGAGGATTCGATGATTTGGGTAAGAGTCTGGCCCACATTTTCTAGCTCTTAAGCAACCAACTTTCCATTGACTGACTTACGCAACACGAGCGTCTGTCAAATCGATCATTTTCTGTGGATGTATGCCGGGGATTTTGGATAAGGACACGTCAAACGGAATTTTTGTTCGGATCGTTTgtatatttttcacaatttattcACCGATGCAATTTACTACATAACCAAAAATGTTGGATTCTTCATGCGAAAGTCGAATTTTGCGCATCTCGTAGCTAGGTTTCATGTTACTCGTTCTACATTGTCGGCAGTGCAATAGCTAATGTCTAATGTCGTACAAGTAGTTCAATTGTGTGATGTTATGTTAATGCCTGTTGCTATTGTTCTTCGCACGGTAGCACGCGTCAATGACCGCCGCCTCGTGACATATGCGGAACTCAAAAAGCCCCCCCATCATAATCAGCTATATTGTGTGATCCCGTTATTTCATTTCCCTCGATGTAAAATGACACCCAGTCGTCGAAATGCTAAGAAATCAACCGCAGATATTTTAACGCAAACATTCTAATTGTAGAGATTTGTGCAAGGACGtcttatttataaatatgtccATATGGCATTTTGGTTTATCTTTTAATCCACTCGCCCGTATTCATCTTGTATGATTAATCATCATATCCTCTTAAACTAACGTAGCTGTCGCAAATATCAGTTCTGATCTGAAATAACATTCAGTTTTGCTACAAAAGTATCAAGTATAGATTTTCAGATGTGGCTTTCATTTTTACCACGGAAACATGGTGAGATTGTCACTAAACCCCAAGATATTAGGGTGGATCACTTTTGATTGGTcagtcatttgtaaaaaaaataataataataaaataacacccacatgtgtggactgaccaatatataaatagattttttttttaatgtaaaatttacCAAACTGGGACTTTCCGCCCTGTTGCCAGTGTTATATctgttcctttcttttctttcttttttttctcaggagagctcagtattgttcattcgatttgacatcatcattgctctccttttttaaaaaaaacaaataaattaaaaaaaatttaataaatgtttttttttaatatatatatacatatatacacatatacacacacacacacacacacatatatatatatatatatatatatgtatatatatatatgttatatctGTTCCTTTCGATGAATTGGAAAGACGACATCCAAAAGTGAATTTTGATGCACGAGACCCCACAAATGATGAGTTGATGACAAGAAGAAGTTATATACTTTATGATGGGGGGGGCTAATTTCGGCATCATTAGTCACCCTCTTCCACACTGGTTTTAAAAACACCcattttctgcactttttttttagtttttatgataatgatgaatgaaaatgtcatttaaaaaagaaaaattattgtCATTGACAGGAACTTCATAGATGACATCATATCCAATGGACACCGCCAAATGCAGCCGGCCATGGAAGGCGCACGTTCCAGATGCATGTGTTAGACACCGCATGAGACTGAACGCAACTGACATTGCGAGTGAGAAAAGAGCAACAGAATGGGCGAAAGAACAACCCCATAAAAGTGTTACCGTGGCGCCCACCTCCAGGTATCTGACTGACGGACAATATGTGATGAGAAAGCCTCTGATCTCCATCGAGCAATCGTCTATTTTAAAGAAGACTCGGCATCAACAGAGGGCAAGTACAGAATTGATGTCTTAATATCTTCCGAATGATATTCGGGTGCAGTGACTTCATCACATGGTAATTGCAGCACCTATATCATCAACACTATTTTttacactactcagtgtttactAATGAATATTTTTAACATCATACAGGGTTAGAGTAACATTGGTTAAGTGTGGGGgcaaaaaaactttgaaaagtgtcacatttacactcattggtgcgGACACACGAAGACCTTtttagtgttagatttaacactgtcagtgttaatctaacactggcgattttgctgtgCGAGACCATATTTGTACAGTGTTTACAAATATTTGCTTCTTCCTGGGAGGCTGTAACTAAAAATAATTGCGAAGCAGTAAATATTgggagtgggaatctttgaatgtctcacggttcgattccgatttttgggcctgcgattcgattcagaatcaattttcgattaggaacgatttttgattcaaaatgatttgattgacaatgttttttgcttcaatctatagatttgcaaggaattgtaatgatctactccagtctgactcgctaatgctaattagcgcgctactcgcggcacttttatcactcaaaagaacgtcgccacactgcaaaaaaaacaacttttgttggaataacttgatcgtgactttttcattttactctctaatgtggctacaacttaacggtgtatcagaccgcgtggaaccacactgcccctaagtggccaaatcgggtaaaacatgaacagcgctcccaataaaggcacacacaaacaaagggaagacagtataaaataatttaaataaaatcgattttgggacatttaaaatcgattctgaatcgtactaaatgagaatcgattttttagcccacccctactaaatatatactgtttgtacagtatgtacaatgTATGTATATAGTTCTAGGCTAGTTATTAGTGCGCAGTCTCAAAACCACCTCATGTTCATAACCAAGGACCCCCTGTACCTGAAATATGATTTTATGTTAACACAACATTTTTGATATTTCACAGGATGTCGGTCCCAGCAAGACAGATGAAAATCAGCATTCCACCAAGATGAATTTGCCGACCAGGTTAGGAGACGATCTAAACCCAGTGAGCATTGGCTTTACTCCCACTGATGACCCCCCTAAAGATGTGCGTAGCTCACCGTTGGGTGTCACAGATGTCGGCGGTGGGTTGCAACATGAAGAATCTTTTGTTGGATCCACTTTGACTGGAagtcattcattccaatgtgGCATCTTCGGTAACAATCTGAAGTTCCAGAAAAACGACTCTCCGGTGAGGCCGCAGCTCACATCCACTGTTCTGTACCCTACCTATAGCCCCACCCCACACTTCTTCTCCAAAAGAGACCAAAAAGaggtcaaaaaacaaaatagctgCTTTTTATCGGGGCAGTCAAGAAGACAAAGCATGTCATATCATGAAGCAAATTATTGGGACTGTGCTATCCCGAAGTCTTTTCCCACGTCCACAAATAGGCACGATGCATCCTGGAATCCAAACAAGGAGTATCAAGCTTTGCTGGAC contains:
- the tlx1 gene encoding T-cell leukemia homeobox protein 1: MDHMGLAGAHLQQHTHAQDPISFGIDQILSTVEQSCMLSARMHEPDYGHALYNCNASNGFACANGGYNCNGASLGGSYHMNMGVNVSGPNAAGVIRVPAHRPVSGGNSCMPPVTGSINNVNGLTFPWMESNRRYTKDRFTVSLSPLTVTRRVGHPYQNRTPPKKKKPRTSFTRLQICELEKRFHRQKYLASAERATLAKALKMTDAQVKTWFQNRRTKWRRQTAEEREAERQQANRILMQLQQEAFQKSINQPVTPDPLCLQNSSLFALQNLQPWTENTAKISSVSTCE